From the genome of Variovorax sp. RA8, one region includes:
- a CDS encoding ABC transporter substrate-binding protein, whose amino-acid sequence MMNKKNVLATLALSCIGALGLAGHASAADEPLRIGLIATYSGPYADYGRQFDAGIALYLKEHEGKIAGRKVEIVKKDTGGPAPDAAKRIAQELVVRDKANILTGLDFSPNAYAVGAIATQAKIPTLVMNAASSAITTSSPYVARLSFTVQQVTEPMAKYMLKQGVKDAYTVVADYASGVDAETAFKKAFTAGGGKISGEVRTPMNNPDFSAYVQRIKDAKPQAVFFFFPSGVMPPAFLKVWKERGMEDAGIKLFATGEATDDSYLDATGDVAMGLVTSHHYSYAHNSPKNQKFVKAFAAEFGAKLRPSYFAVTAYDAMEAISLALAKTKGDVSGDKVMEALKGIRFESPRGPVEIDPGTRDIVQTVYIRKTGRVNGELVNVEFDKFERVKDPAKEGK is encoded by the coding sequence ATGATGAACAAGAAAAATGTGCTCGCCACCCTGGCGCTGAGCTGCATCGGCGCCCTGGGCCTGGCAGGCCATGCCAGCGCGGCCGACGAGCCGCTTCGCATCGGCCTGATCGCGACCTACTCCGGTCCCTACGCCGACTACGGCCGCCAGTTCGATGCCGGCATCGCGCTCTACCTCAAGGAACACGAGGGCAAGATCGCGGGCCGCAAGGTCGAGATCGTCAAGAAGGACACCGGGGGTCCGGCACCCGACGCAGCCAAGCGCATTGCCCAGGAGCTGGTCGTCCGCGACAAGGCCAACATCCTCACTGGCCTGGACTTCAGCCCGAATGCCTATGCCGTGGGGGCGATCGCCACCCAGGCCAAGATCCCGACGCTCGTGATGAACGCGGCCTCCTCGGCGATCACCACCAGTTCCCCCTACGTCGCGCGCCTTTCCTTCACGGTGCAGCAGGTCACCGAGCCGATGGCCAAGTACATGCTCAAGCAGGGCGTGAAGGATGCGTACACCGTGGTCGCCGACTACGCTTCCGGCGTCGACGCAGAGACCGCCTTCAAGAAGGCCTTCACCGCAGGCGGCGGCAAGATCTCCGGGGAGGTCCGCACACCGATGAACAACCCTGACTTCTCGGCTTACGTGCAGCGCATCAAGGACGCCAAGCCGCAGGCGGTGTTCTTCTTCTTCCCTTCGGGCGTGATGCCGCCGGCGTTCCTCAAGGTGTGGAAGGAGCGCGGCATGGAAGACGCCGGCATCAAGCTCTTCGCCACCGGGGAGGCGACCGACGACAGCTACCTCGACGCCACCGGCGACGTTGCGATGGGCCTCGTCACGAGCCATCACTATTCCTATGCGCACAACTCGCCGAAGAACCAGAAGTTCGTCAAGGCCTTCGCGGCCGAGTTCGGCGCCAAGCTGCGCCCCAGCTACTTCGCTGTCACGGCTTACGACGCGATGGAGGCCATCAGCCTCGCGCTGGCGAAGACCAAGGGCGACGTCTCCGGCGACAAGGTCATGGAAGCGCTCAAGGGCATCAGGTTCGAGAGCCCGCGGGGCCCGGTGGAGATCGACCCCGGCACGCGCGACATCGTGCAGACGGTCTACATCCGCAAGACCGGGCGCGTCAACGGCGAGCTCGTGAACGTCGAGTTCGACAAGTTCGAGCGCGTGAAGGACCCTGCCAAGGAAGGCAAGTAA
- a CDS encoding branched-chain amino acid ABC transporter permease gives MGIVIFDGVAYGMLLFLIGVGLSITMGLMNFVNLAHGTFAMVGGYAASVLMSRFGVGFFPSLAVAFLAAALVGAVLEFAFYRRLYRAHPLDQVLLSIGIVFVSVATFTYFFGPTLQAFELPAVLDGRVSLLGLEVGRYRLFLILCGTLVLAALLLVLGGTRYGAMVRAAVDNQRVAGGTGIHVQRLFFLTFSLGCGLAGLGGALSLGMLGLEPSFPLKYLVYFLIVVCVGGAGTITGPFVAALLVGVVDVAGKYYLPQAGAFLIYVVMIIMLLLRPNGIIPRKGVA, from the coding sequence ATGGGAATCGTGATCTTCGACGGGGTGGCCTACGGCATGCTCCTCTTCCTCATCGGCGTCGGCCTTTCCATCACGATGGGACTGATGAACTTCGTCAATCTCGCGCACGGCACCTTCGCGATGGTGGGCGGCTACGCCGCCAGCGTCCTGATGAGCCGCTTCGGCGTGGGATTCTTCCCCTCGCTGGCGGTCGCCTTCCTCGCGGCGGCCCTGGTCGGGGCGGTGCTGGAGTTCGCCTTCTACAGGCGGCTGTACCGCGCGCATCCGCTCGACCAGGTGCTGCTGTCGATCGGCATCGTGTTCGTCTCGGTGGCCACCTTCACCTACTTCTTCGGCCCGACCCTGCAGGCCTTCGAGCTCCCGGCGGTGCTGGACGGCCGGGTCTCGCTCCTCGGCCTGGAGGTGGGCCGCTACCGGCTGTTCCTCATCCTGTGCGGCACGCTGGTGCTCGCAGCCCTGCTGCTGGTGCTGGGCGGCACGCGCTACGGCGCGATGGTGCGCGCCGCGGTGGACAACCAGCGCGTTGCCGGCGGCACCGGCATCCACGTTCAGCGGCTGTTCTTCCTGACCTTCTCGCTCGGCTGCGGGCTGGCGGGCCTCGGCGGCGCCCTGAGCCTCGGCATGCTGGGCCTGGAGCCGTCCTTTCCGCTCAAGTACCTGGTGTATTTCCTGATCGTGGTCTGCGTCGGCGGCGCCGGCACCATCACCGGTCCCTTCGTCGCCGCGCTGCTGGTCGGCGTGGTGGACGTCGCGGGCAAGTACTACCTGCCGCAGGCAGGCGCATTCCTCATCTACGTCGTCATGATCATCATGCTGCTGCTGCGGCCGAACGGCATCATCCCGCGCAAGGGGGTCGCATGA
- a CDS encoding branched-chain amino acid ABC transporter permease, with protein sequence MKAISLSLSGRQLRIAEIVFWLALAASFFLLPDKLTLMSQVLIFGLFAVALDLALGYAGILTVGHAAFFGAGAYTAGLLARHGWGEPFSGLLLALLVCVALGYVLSYLVVRGADLTRLMITLGVCVLLAELANRLSSITGGTDGLQGMVVSPVLGLFEFDLFGRTAFAYAYGVVLAVFLVVRRITRSPFGLALRGIHDSRKRMLAIGSPVESRLRLAYALSAGVAGIAGALLAQTTQFVGIESIGFNRSAEVLIILVLGGTGRLYGGLVGAIVYMLVHDAFADLNPQYWMFWLGIFLIAVVMLGRGGIMGALSRLVKTGRPS encoded by the coding sequence GTGAAAGCCATCTCCCTCTCCCTCTCGGGCCGGCAGCTGCGCATCGCGGAGATCGTCTTCTGGCTGGCCCTGGCCGCCAGCTTCTTCCTGCTGCCGGACAAGCTCACGCTGATGAGCCAGGTCCTGATCTTCGGATTGTTCGCGGTGGCACTCGACCTGGCCCTCGGCTACGCGGGCATCCTCACGGTCGGCCACGCGGCCTTCTTCGGCGCCGGTGCCTACACCGCCGGCTTGCTGGCCAGGCATGGCTGGGGCGAGCCCTTCTCCGGACTGCTCCTGGCCCTGCTCGTGTGCGTGGCGCTCGGGTACGTGCTGAGCTACCTGGTGGTCCGTGGCGCCGATCTCACGCGGCTCATGATCACCCTCGGCGTCTGCGTGCTGCTGGCAGAACTGGCCAACCGGCTCTCCTCCATCACCGGCGGCACCGACGGGCTGCAGGGCATGGTGGTCTCGCCGGTGCTGGGCCTGTTCGAGTTCGACCTCTTCGGCAGGACCGCCTTTGCCTATGCCTACGGCGTGGTGCTGGCCGTCTTCCTGGTGGTGCGGCGCATCACCCGCTCCCCGTTCGGACTGGCGCTGCGCGGCATCCATGACAGCCGCAAGCGCATGCTGGCCATCGGCTCGCCGGTCGAGTCGCGGCTGCGCCTCGCGTACGCGCTGTCCGCCGGCGTCGCGGGCATCGCGGGCGCGTTGCTGGCGCAGACCACGCAGTTCGTCGGCATCGAGTCGATTGGCTTCAACCGCTCGGCCGAAGTGCTGATCATCCTGGTGCTGGGTGGCACCGGCCGCCTCTACGGGGGGCTGGTCGGCGCGATCGTCTACATGCTGGTGCATGACGCGTTCGCCGACCTGAACCCCCAGTACTGGATGTTCTGGCTGGGCATCTTCCTCATCGCTGTCGTGATGCTCGGCCGCGGCGGGATCATGGGCGCGCTGTCGCGCCTGGTGAAGACAGGGAGGCCCTCGTGA
- a CDS encoding ABC transporter ATP-binding protein, with protein MSGATTLRTHALGISFGAFRAVSDVNLVLEPGARQALIGPNGAGKTTLINLLTGVFKPTVGSIHLGEHELTALPADKRARLGLARTFQINTLFPSLTPLLSVVLAISERDGLGAVWWRPLGRHKAVYDEAHALLGRLKLDAVADMPVAELAYGKQRLLEIALAMAARPRILLLDEPAAGVPQDESGELFEAIAELPQDISILFIEHDMDLVFRFSRRISVLVAGQILTEGTPAEISSDARVREVYLGHSRAPHAGAAHV; from the coding sequence GTGAGCGGCGCGACGACACTGCGCACGCACGCCCTCGGGATCTCCTTCGGAGCCTTCCGGGCCGTGAGCGATGTCAATCTCGTGCTGGAGCCGGGGGCCCGCCAGGCGCTCATCGGCCCGAACGGGGCAGGCAAGACCACGCTCATCAACCTGCTCACGGGTGTCTTCAAGCCGACCGTCGGCAGCATCCACCTGGGCGAGCACGAACTCACGGCACTGCCGGCCGACAAGCGCGCGCGCCTCGGGCTGGCGCGCACCTTCCAGATCAACACGCTTTTCCCCAGCCTCACCCCGCTGCTGTCGGTCGTGCTCGCCATCAGCGAGCGCGATGGCCTGGGGGCCGTCTGGTGGCGGCCGCTCGGGCGCCACAAGGCGGTGTACGACGAAGCGCACGCGCTGCTCGGCCGGCTGAAGCTGGATGCGGTCGCCGACATGCCGGTGGCCGAGCTGGCCTACGGCAAGCAGCGGCTGCTGGAAATCGCGCTCGCCATGGCGGCCCGGCCGCGCATCCTCCTGCTCGACGAGCCTGCGGCGGGCGTCCCGCAGGACGAGAGCGGCGAGCTCTTCGAAGCCATCGCCGAGCTGCCCCAGGACATCAGCATCCTCTTCATCGAGCACGACATGGACCTCGTCTTCCGCTTCTCGCGCCGCATCTCCGTGCTCGTAGCGGGCCAGATCCTGACCGAAGGCACGCCCGCCGAGATCAGCTCGGACGCGCGTGTACGCGAGGTCTATCTCGGGCACTCGCGCGCCCCGCATGCCGGAGCCGCCCATGTCTGA
- a CDS encoding ABC transporter ATP-binding protein: MSEMLAFDEVVAGYGSAVVLHGLSFSLAQGQSLAVLGRNGVGKTTLLETLMGNTRVMRGAVRWCGEDLSRWPSFRRVRAGLGWVPQEREVFPSLTVEENLTVVARPGPWHLRRVYEFFPRLHERRGNYGNQLSGGEQQMLAIGRALMTNPKLLLLDEPMEGLAPIIVEELARSIRRLCESEGLPSIVVEQHPVLALEMTHQAIVLERGTVVHAGSSAALAGNARLLEGFLGVGATEEQIHNNTGASNDSNDFTGRLA; this comes from the coding sequence ATGTCTGAGATGCTCGCGTTCGACGAGGTGGTCGCCGGCTACGGGAGCGCGGTGGTGCTGCACGGCCTGAGCTTCTCGCTGGCGCAGGGCCAGAGCCTCGCCGTCCTGGGCCGCAACGGGGTCGGCAAGACCACGCTGCTGGAAACGCTGATGGGCAACACGCGCGTGATGCGCGGAGCCGTGCGCTGGTGCGGCGAGGATCTGAGCCGCTGGCCTTCCTTCCGCCGCGTGCGCGCCGGCCTGGGCTGGGTGCCGCAGGAGCGCGAGGTCTTCCCGTCGCTCACGGTCGAGGAAAACCTCACCGTGGTGGCCCGGCCCGGCCCCTGGCACCTTCGGCGCGTGTACGAGTTCTTTCCGCGCCTGCACGAACGCCGTGGCAACTACGGCAACCAGCTCTCCGGCGGCGAGCAGCAGATGCTGGCCATCGGCCGCGCACTGATGACCAACCCGAAGCTGTTGCTGCTCGATGAGCCGATGGAGGGCCTGGCGCCCATCATCGTCGAGGAGCTTGCCCGATCGATTCGCCGGCTCTGCGAAAGCGAGGGGCTGCCCTCGATCGTGGTCGAGCAGCACCCGGTGCTCGCACTCGAGATGACGCACCAGGCCATCGTGCTGGAGCGCGGCACCGTGGTGCACGCCGGCTCGAGCGCGGCGCTGGCCGGGAACGCCCGCCTGCTCGAAGGCTTTCTCGGCGTCGGCGCCACTGAAGAACAGATCCACAACAACACAGGAGCTTCCAATGATTCCAATGACTTCACCGGTCGCCTCGCGTAG
- a CDS encoding amidohydrolase, which produces MTSPVASRSAREPATGRRRLFRALAALSAAATLAACANMAATPADTVYLGGKVITADKRFSIAQAVAVKDGKFVAVGSSDEIRKYVGSGTRVVDLQGRTVIPGLMDSHSHMIGAGTAETTAQVIKAKTVADAQAIIADFIKAKKIPAGEWVQTSRWHPPSQLREQRYLTRQELDAVAPDHPVFVQTVGHFAMANTKALQLAGISRTTKDPVGGKIFRDANGEATGVLEETAIDLVADKVPKPTFDQLLTQLTAAQRIYNQSGITSTVDAALTEEQMRAYFTLAQRGQSSVRTGVMWISRASTAAEFEQMLKQAKYKDNSGNDWVRTAGIKIVADGGMTLKSARVREAYADDAHNHGTLALDPEAYKQSVALANQYGWRVGTHAVGDAAVDLVLDAYAGADKQKSLMGRRFIVIHGSLMTKEQIVRAKQLGVRVDAQNIFMWDKAATVERYMGPVLANRAVPSRWLLDTLGVEGTAAGTDNQVNILNPFVGLYVMVTRKDPRGKVYGADQGLTREEALRLYTNAGPYYTFEEKKKGSIEVGKFADMVVLSADYLSVPDAQIKDIKPLQTIVDGKVVYDASARSQ; this is translated from the coding sequence ATGACTTCACCGGTCGCCTCGCGTAGCGCGCGCGAACCAGCGACGGGCCGAAGGCGGCTCTTCCGGGCACTGGCGGCCTTGTCGGCAGCGGCCACGCTGGCCGCCTGCGCCAACATGGCCGCGACCCCTGCCGACACCGTGTACCTCGGCGGCAAGGTGATCACTGCGGACAAGCGCTTCTCCATCGCCCAGGCCGTCGCCGTCAAGGACGGGAAGTTCGTCGCCGTGGGGTCTTCCGACGAGATTCGGAAGTACGTCGGGTCCGGCACGCGCGTGGTCGACCTGCAGGGCAGGACGGTCATCCCCGGCCTCATGGACAGCCACAGTCACATGATCGGCGCGGGAACCGCGGAGACCACCGCGCAGGTCATCAAGGCCAAGACCGTGGCCGACGCCCAGGCCATCATTGCCGACTTCATCAAGGCGAAGAAGATCCCTGCCGGCGAATGGGTGCAGACCAGCCGCTGGCACCCGCCCTCGCAATTGCGCGAGCAGCGCTACCTGACCCGCCAGGAGCTGGACGCGGTCGCACCGGACCACCCGGTCTTTGTGCAGACCGTGGGGCATTTCGCAATGGCGAACACCAAGGCCTTGCAGCTGGCCGGGATCTCGCGCACGACGAAGGATCCGGTGGGAGGAAAGATCTTCCGCGACGCGAACGGCGAAGCGACGGGGGTGCTCGAGGAGACGGCCATCGACCTGGTGGCTGACAAGGTCCCGAAGCCGACCTTCGACCAGCTGCTCACCCAGCTCACGGCCGCGCAACGGATCTACAACCAGTCGGGCATCACCAGCACCGTGGACGCGGCGCTCACTGAAGAGCAGATGAGGGCCTATTTCACGCTCGCGCAACGCGGCCAATCCTCGGTTCGCACAGGTGTCATGTGGATCAGCCGCGCCTCCACCGCGGCCGAGTTCGAGCAGATGCTCAAGCAGGCCAAGTACAAGGACAACAGCGGGAACGACTGGGTTCGCACCGCCGGGATCAAGATCGTCGCGGACGGAGGCATGACGCTGAAATCGGCGCGCGTGCGCGAGGCGTATGCCGACGACGCGCACAACCACGGCACGCTGGCGCTCGACCCCGAGGCCTACAAGCAGAGCGTCGCGCTGGCCAACCAGTACGGGTGGCGGGTCGGCACCCATGCCGTCGGCGATGCGGCGGTGGACCTCGTGCTGGATGCCTATGCAGGTGCCGACAAGCAGAAGTCGCTCATGGGCCGTCGCTTCATCGTGATCCACGGCAGCCTCATGACCAAGGAGCAGATCGTTCGCGCCAAGCAGCTGGGCGTGCGGGTCGACGCCCAGAACATCTTCATGTGGGACAAGGCCGCCACGGTCGAGCGATACATGGGCCCCGTGCTGGCCAACCGCGCGGTGCCCAGCCGCTGGCTGCTGGACACGCTCGGTGTCGAGGGCACTGCGGCCGGCACCGACAACCAGGTCAATATCCTCAATCCCTTCGTCGGCCTGTACGTCATGGTGACGCGCAAGGACCCCAGGGGCAAGGTCTACGGCGCCGACCAGGGACTCACGCGCGAGGAGGCGCTGCGCCTGTACACGAACGCCGGGCCCTACTACACCTTCGAGGAAAAGAAGAAGGGTTCGATCGAGGTGGGCAAGTTCGCGGACATGGTCGTGCTCTCGGCGGACTACCTGTCGGTCCCCGACGCACAGATCAAGGACATCAAGCCCTTGCAGACGATCGTCGACGGCAAGGTCGTCTACGACGCCAGCGCGCGGTCCCAATGA
- a CDS encoding type 1 glutamine amidotransferase has protein sequence MRTRRPIAVFQHTEVGAPGAAVPILESLGCQVELIRIVDGDAVAQDASRFGGLVFMGGYMGARDPLPWIAAELSLIRDADRRGIPVAGHCLGSQIIALALGGDVRTLERPEIGWCEITAEASPAASEWWGDHAGQVLPTFQWHADTFQPPEGAVALATGAHCRNQAFVLKDMHLLIQSHLEMTPALVHLAVERNGHQMLRQNALANPATSDYRDVLRDLPRRTQQMHVLLQRLYSRWLA, from the coding sequence ATGAGGACACGCCGCCCGATCGCGGTCTTCCAGCACACCGAGGTGGGCGCGCCGGGCGCGGCCGTGCCCATCCTCGAATCCCTCGGCTGCCAGGTCGAGCTGATCAGGATCGTGGACGGCGATGCCGTTGCGCAGGACGCATCGCGCTTCGGAGGGTTGGTGTTCATGGGAGGCTACATGGGCGCACGCGATCCACTTCCGTGGATCGCCGCCGAACTCTCGCTGATCCGCGATGCCGACCGGCGTGGCATCCCGGTGGCGGGACACTGCCTGGGCAGCCAGATCATCGCCTTGGCCCTGGGCGGCGACGTGCGGACGCTCGAGAGGCCGGAGATCGGCTGGTGCGAGATCACGGCCGAGGCCTCGCCCGCCGCAAGCGAATGGTGGGGCGACCATGCGGGCCAGGTGCTGCCGACCTTCCAGTGGCATGCCGATACCTTCCAGCCGCCCGAAGGCGCCGTGGCGCTGGCAACGGGCGCGCATTGCCGCAACCAGGCCTTCGTCCTCAAGGACATGCACCTGCTGATCCAATCCCACCTGGAAATGACCCCGGCCCTGGTTCACCTGGCCGTGGAGCGCAACGGTCACCAGATGCTGCGGCAGAACGCACTTGCGAACCCGGCCACGAGCGACTATCGCGACGTTCTTCGGGACCTGCCCCGCCGGACGCAGCAGATGCACGTCCTGCTCCAGCGCCTGTACTCGCGCTGGCTTGCGTGA
- the leuD gene encoding 3-isopropylmalate dehydratase small subunit, protein MSALVELRGPAAAMLSPNINTDIIAPLVRAPDGKQPAGIRSDAELAQRLFGPWRYDGTGAEQPDFVLNQAPFRQARFLLAGPNFACGSSRETAATMLKAFGIRCVIAPSFGQIFQDNCFRNHMLPLVLNLETVQHLGTLAASGADFLLDVERSALVAPDGREYRFALPSFRQTMLLRGEDEVAVTLRRADQISVYQQSAKARRPWEWPGVVQ, encoded by the coding sequence ATGAGCGCATTGGTCGAACTGCGCGGCCCGGCCGCAGCCATGCTGTCGCCGAACATCAACACCGACATCATCGCGCCTCTGGTGCGCGCCCCGGATGGCAAGCAACCGGCCGGGATTCGCAGCGATGCCGAGCTTGCACAGCGACTCTTCGGGCCGTGGCGCTATGACGGCACCGGCGCGGAGCAGCCGGATTTCGTGCTGAACCAAGCCCCGTTCAGACAAGCGAGATTCCTGCTGGCAGGGCCCAATTTCGCATGCGGGAGTTCCAGAGAAACCGCTGCGACGATGCTGAAGGCGTTCGGCATCCGCTGCGTCATCGCGCCGAGCTTTGGCCAGATCTTCCAGGACAACTGCTTTCGAAACCACATGCTTCCGCTCGTGCTCAACCTCGAGACCGTGCAACACCTGGGTACGCTCGCCGCAAGCGGCGCGGATTTTCTGCTCGACGTCGAGCGATCGGCGCTGGTCGCGCCTGACGGGCGCGAGTATCGTTTTGCACTCCCGTCCTTCCGGCAAACCATGCTCTTGCGCGGCGAAGACGAGGTCGCGGTCACGCTCAGGCGAGCCGACCAAATCAGCGTTTACCAGCAATCCGCCAAGGCCAGGCGACCGTGGGAATGGCCGGGGGTCGTCCAATAG